In Thermosphaera sp., a genomic segment contains:
- the hsp20 gene encoding archaeal heat shock protein Hsp20 — translation MEDEWDYRKRRRPFWWDIERDIERMFEDIMREFEEMFHPMRLRDLEKELEKQGIKPYVYGFRITIGPDGKPVVEEFGNVRRVKGRPIITEEREPLVDVFESGDEITVIAEIPGVEKEKIETKISEDGKTLVISASDTNRKYYKEVELPSEVDPSSAKAVYRNGVLEVKMKKARKEKKGFKISVE, via the coding sequence ATGGAGGATGAATGGGATTATAGAAAGAGGAGAAGACCCTTCTGGTGGGATATAGAGCGAGACATTGAAAGAATGTTCGAAGACATTATGAGAGAGTTTGAAGAGATGTTCCACCCTATGAGATTAAGAGATTTGGAGAAAGAACTGGAGAAACAGGGGATTAAACCGTATGTTTACGGCTTCAGGATAACTATAGGGCCTGATGGAAAACCCGTAGTCGAAGAGTTCGGGAATGTGAGAAGAGTAAAAGGAAGACCAATAATAACCGAGGAGAGAGAACCTTTGGTGGATGTATTCGAGAGCGGTGATGAGATAACAGTTATTGCGGAGATACCTGGTGTTGAGAAAGAGAAGATCGAAACAAAGATAAGCGAGGATGGAAAAACTCTTGTGATAAGCGCGAGTGATACAAATAGAAAGTATTACAAAGAAGTAGAGTTGCCATCGGAAGTTGACCCTTCATCAGCTAAGGCTGTCTACAGAAACGGTGTATTAGAAGTTAAGATGAAGAAGGCTCGTAAAGAGAAGAAGGGATTCAAGATTAGCGTTGAATAA
- a CDS encoding secondary thiamine-phosphate synthase enzyme YjbQ — protein sequence MKIAIKTVELSTTERFQLVNITKYVEVAVQESGVCRGIVVVSVPHATAGVIVNENEPGLLEDILQKVRDFSEPGSRKWRHNSIDDNAHAHISSALFGHERVMPVNDCRLVRGTWQDIFFLEMDGPREKRRVVITVIGEKE from the coding sequence TTGAAAATCGCCATTAAAACTGTTGAATTATCTACCACTGAGAGGTTCCAGCTTGTTAATATAACTAAATATGTTGAGGTAGCGGTACAAGAAAGCGGAGTTTGCAGGGGAATAGTAGTGGTTAGCGTGCCCCATGCAACTGCCGGGGTAATCGTTAACGAGAACGAGCCAGGGCTCTTGGAAGACATCCTTCAGAAAGTAAGGGATTTTTCAGAGCCTGGTAGCAGGAAGTGGCGTCACAACTCGATAGATGACAATGCCCATGCTCACATATCTTCAGCGTTGTTTGGGCATGAAAGAGTAATGCCAGTAAACGACTGCAGACTCGTTAGAGGAACTTGGCAGGACATCTTTTTCTTGGAGATGGATGGTCCACGGGAGAAGAGACGTGTTGTAATAACCGTGATAGGTGAGAAGGAATGA
- a CDS encoding nicotinate phosphoribosyltransferase — translation MRFYVASEEDLLNGIVTDIYFKRTVKILRTKNLRKKVRMEFHSMSLPGGYEWAVFTGLEEVLKLLEGKPVNVYAMDEGTIFKAGEPLMIIEGYLDDFILFETALLGILRHYSSISTKAARLKRLAMDKTLLFFGLRAVHPALAPMVDRAAFIGGMDAVSGVASEKYLGLTPSGTMPHALIIAFGDQRKAWKAFDEVIEENIPRIMLVDTFYDERIEALMAAETLGKKLHGVRLDTPSSRRGNMRRIVEEVRWTLNLYGYSNVKIVVSGGIDEEEIIELRNIVDAFGIGTSVSFPQSIDISADIVEVYENGRWLPLAKRGKLPGAKQVFRKRPGLNDLVRLMENPGEVPGDYSPLLKPYVIEGKVVRQPPDVLKIREYVLDQLKELPEPRPI, via the coding sequence ATGAGGTTTTACGTTGCTTCCGAGGAGGATTTATTGAATGGAATAGTAACAGATATCTATTTTAAGAGGACTGTGAAGATTCTAAGGACTAAAAATCTTCGAAAGAAGGTTAGAATGGAGTTTCATTCTATGAGCCTCCCGGGAGGATACGAGTGGGCAGTGTTCACAGGACTAGAGGAAGTATTGAAGCTTCTTGAAGGAAAACCGGTGAATGTATACGCAATGGATGAGGGAACAATTTTTAAAGCTGGTGAACCCTTGATGATTATTGAAGGATATCTCGATGATTTCATTTTATTTGAAACCGCCTTGCTGGGTATACTTCGCCATTACTCCAGCATATCTACCAAGGCAGCTAGATTGAAGAGGCTCGCAATGGATAAGACTCTCTTATTCTTCGGGTTGAGGGCTGTTCACCCTGCCCTAGCTCCAATGGTGGATAGGGCAGCCTTCATTGGAGGCATGGATGCGGTTTCTGGAGTTGCTAGCGAGAAATACCTTGGACTTACCCCGTCGGGGACAATGCCGCATGCATTGATAATTGCCTTTGGCGATCAGAGGAAAGCATGGAAGGCATTTGACGAGGTGATAGAAGAGAACATTCCCAGAATCATGCTTGTTGACACATTCTACGATGAAAGGATTGAGGCCTTGATGGCTGCCGAGACACTAGGGAAGAAGTTGCATGGGGTGAGATTAGACACTCCGAGTAGTAGAAGGGGGAATATGAGGAGGATCGTGGAGGAGGTTAGATGGACCCTAAACCTCTACGGATATTCAAATGTTAAGATTGTTGTGAGCGGAGGTATTGATGAAGAAGAAATAATTGAATTGAGAAATATAGTAGATGCCTTCGGGATAGGTACTAGCGTATCATTTCCCCAGAGCATTGATATCAGTGCAGACATTGTTGAAGTTTACGAAAACGGAAGATGGCTTCCTTTAGCCAAGCGAGGAAAACTACCGGGGGCTAAGCAAGTCTTCCGAAAAAGACCAGGATTGAATGATCTGGTGAGATTAATGGAGAATCCTGGCGAAGTTCCCGGTGATTATAGCCCGTTGTTGAAACCATATGTTATCGAGGGAAAAGTTGTGAGACAACCTCCCGATGTATTGAAGATTAGGGAGTACGTTTTAGATCAACTGAAAGAGTTGCCGGAACCGAGACCCATATAA
- a CDS encoding acetate--CoA ligase yields the protein MVKALFEPKSIAVVGASRSPGKIGHVVLKNILYYGYSGKIYPVNPNADEILGLKAYPSISSIPDEVDVAVITVPAQEVPPIIEECGRKGVKVAVVITAGFSEVGNVEMEEKMVETARKYGMRILGPNIFGYAYTPLNINATFGPLELSRGNIAFITQSGALGIALMGWTIMNEIGLSALVSIGNMSDLDVIELSEYLAEDPNTRVITIYLEGLKPGYGREFVERMSKVTRKKPVIVIKAGRTQRGASAAASHTGSLAGSDSLYEAAFKQAGIIRTYTVEDMFDVARAFALQPLPRGDRTLIITNGGGVGVLATDAAELNNVRLIDPSPSLKEKLKASMPWFGSPKNPVDLTGQANADNYLQALRTALESDEVDNIVLLYCRTAILDPRELAKAIIQFYKESGASKPIVAGFVGGEDTYEAIRLLNRNGIPAYAAPERAVYALSRMIWYGKYLSK from the coding sequence ATGGTGAAAGCTCTCTTCGAGCCTAAGAGCATAGCGGTGGTCGGTGCGAGCAGGTCGCCCGGCAAGATCGGTCACGTTGTCCTCAAGAATATACTATACTATGGATATTCCGGGAAGATCTATCCAGTAAATCCCAATGCAGATGAGATCTTAGGTTTGAAGGCGTATCCCTCAATCTCAAGCATACCAGACGAGGTTGACGTGGCAGTAATAACCGTTCCTGCTCAGGAAGTTCCCCCGATCATTGAAGAGTGCGGTAGGAAAGGGGTTAAGGTAGCAGTCGTGATTACGGCAGGATTCTCGGAAGTTGGAAACGTTGAGATGGAGGAAAAAATGGTTGAAACAGCTCGAAAATATGGTATGAGGATTTTAGGTCCAAACATCTTCGGCTACGCATATACTCCATTGAATATCAACGCGACATTCGGGCCTCTGGAACTCTCGAGAGGAAATATTGCTTTTATAACTCAGAGCGGGGCTTTAGGGATAGCCTTAATGGGCTGGACGATAATGAACGAAATAGGATTGTCGGCTCTTGTAAGCATTGGAAACATGTCTGATTTAGACGTCATAGAGCTTTCAGAGTACTTAGCAGAAGATCCTAATACAAGAGTTATTACTATTTATCTTGAAGGATTGAAGCCTGGATACGGTAGGGAGTTTGTCGAGAGAATGTCAAAGGTTACAAGGAAGAAGCCTGTTATAGTGATAAAAGCGGGGAGGACTCAAAGAGGTGCTTCGGCTGCGGCCAGCCACACTGGAAGCCTAGCTGGAAGCGATTCTTTATATGAGGCCGCATTCAAACAAGCTGGAATAATTAGAACATACACTGTGGAGGACATGTTTGATGTTGCTCGCGCGTTCGCCTTACAACCATTGCCGAGAGGCGATCGAACGTTAATAATTACTAACGGAGGAGGTGTAGGAGTCCTAGCCACGGATGCTGCAGAGCTCAATAATGTCAGACTCATAGATCCTTCGCCAAGCTTGAAGGAGAAGCTAAAGGCCTCTATGCCTTGGTTCGGTAGCCCGAAGAATCCTGTAGATTTGACGGGGCAGGCAAATGCGGATAACTATCTACAAGCGCTTAGAACAGCGCTCGAGTCGGATGAAGTCGATAACATAGTCTTACTTTATTGTAGGACAGCCATATTGGATCCGAGGGAGCTGGCAAAGGCTATAATTCAATTCTACAAGGAATCAGGGGCCTCCAAGCCCATCGTCGCCGGATTCGTGGGCGGCGAAGATACTTATGAAGCAATAAGGTTGCTGAACCGTAATGGGATACCTGCTTACGCTGCACCGGAGAGGGCAGTGTATGCATTGTCGAGGATGATATGGTACGGTAAATACCTCAGTAAGTAA
- the metG gene encoding methionine--tRNA ligase subunit beta yields the protein MTQEIGIDEFSRVELRVGVVKTAERVPGSEKLIRLVVDLGPLGERQIIAGLGKWYAPEYFIGKNVIIVANLKPKKMMGLESRGMLLATDTDPPVLATVEKTVPAGSRLM from the coding sequence ATGACCCAGGAGATTGGAATTGACGAGTTCTCACGGGTTGAGTTGAGAGTCGGGGTAGTGAAGACCGCAGAGAGGGTGCCAGGGAGCGAGAAGCTGATCAGGTTGGTTGTCGATCTTGGACCCCTCGGAGAGAGGCAAATCATAGCGGGACTCGGGAAATGGTACGCCCCTGAATACTTCATTGGAAAAAACGTAATCATAGTAGCAAACCTTAAGCCGAAGAAAATGATGGGGCTGGAGAGCAGGGGCATGCTTCTGGCAACAGATACAGACCCACCTGTCTTAGCCACCGTTGAAAAAACTGTTCCAGCAGGAAGCAGGTTAATGTAG
- a CDS encoding THUMP domain-containing protein: protein MFNAIMIRPGEYMVRAHTRSAHLSRLKESIIRGLKRHGLSARVRVVSNVRVVLEDLSSPVDEFVKVLNFTPGISSFSPVVRIGGNFSNLVETIVDIIKANHARRFKIEVQGDFRSKKDFTALLSKAVADASGCMIDLAEPDLTIGVDIRKTETYVFTRVYKGIGGLPYGSQGCGVVLFSGGVDSAVAALLALKRGLALIPVFIDMTPYWSVKARERALEGLSLLASKTPWDELKIYIVRDAWKLLKLFNIPDKYRCLACKINMYRIAGLIAEKENCNFIVTGESLGQVASQTSSNLRTLDSLAPAPVLRPLIFTDKEEIIGKAREFGFSSLSREVGGCSLKPSNPATSSDESVVLLLQKFLMETEKEASAIVSGSEIVYM, encoded by the coding sequence ATGTTTAACGCTATAATGATAAGGCCCGGAGAGTACATGGTTAGAGCTCATACTAGAAGTGCACACTTGTCCCGATTGAAAGAAAGCATTATCAGGGGGCTTAAGAGACATGGTCTAAGCGCACGGGTCAGAGTCGTCAGCAATGTAAGAGTAGTCTTAGAGGATCTTTCCTCACCGGTCGACGAGTTCGTAAAAGTTCTAAATTTCACTCCAGGAATTTCTTCGTTTAGTCCTGTTGTAAGAATTGGAGGCAACTTTTCTAATCTTGTCGAGACAATCGTTGACATAATAAAGGCTAATCATGCAAGGAGATTCAAGATTGAAGTCCAAGGAGATTTTCGCTCTAAGAAAGATTTTACGGCTCTATTATCAAAGGCCGTTGCAGACGCGTCGGGATGTATGATCGACTTGGCCGAGCCAGACTTAACTATTGGAGTGGACATACGAAAGACAGAGACATACGTCTTCACAAGAGTATACAAGGGGATTGGCGGGCTTCCATATGGAAGCCAAGGATGTGGAGTAGTGCTTTTCTCGGGAGGCGTGGATTCAGCAGTTGCGGCGCTACTAGCTTTGAAAAGAGGATTAGCTTTGATACCCGTATTTATCGACATGACGCCTTACTGGAGCGTGAAGGCTCGTGAGAGGGCGCTCGAGGGTTTGAGCCTACTGGCCTCTAAGACTCCTTGGGATGAGCTCAAGATTTACATTGTCAGAGACGCCTGGAAGTTGTTAAAGCTATTCAACATACCAGACAAGTATAGGTGTTTGGCGTGCAAGATCAACATGTATAGGATAGCAGGGTTGATCGCTGAAAAGGAAAATTGTAACTTTATAGTGACGGGCGAGTCCTTAGGGCAAGTGGCCAGTCAAACATCCAGTAATCTGAGAACCCTGGACTCTCTCGCGCCTGCGCCAGTTCTTAGGCCATTAATCTTTACTGATAAGGAAGAAATAATTGGCAAGGCTAGAGAGTTCGGCTTTTCATCCCTTTCACGAGAAGTGGGAGGGTGCAGTCTTAAGCCAAGCAACCCCGCAACCAGCTCTGATGAAAGCGTTGTCCTACTTCTACAAAAGTTCCTAATGGAGACGGAAAAGGAGGCATCGGCCATCGTGTCTGGGTCGGAAATCGTTTACATGTAA
- a CDS encoding D-aminoacyl-tRNA deacylase: MYGLVYSVNDPAGLGIARILKQYLSLEKGSVCRNAEECFIGSNLVLAGFKEDVIYFDFLDERMPNDVSIYIVLSRHSSEAGVKSYTVHHTGNFGDEALYGGRPRELGVSSPKTSWLLLRQLYKNREFFKRLDYEVSYEATHHGPTSVSKPIVFIEIGSTAQEWNEILNHQVVASSIKSFLLETNAHECEPYIGVGGGHYPRKHTEIALRDKICFGHIIPKYALQYLSLEILDQMIGRSDCELRGVVVEKKGTRAEHRALVEEFGKARGLKLVYV, from the coding sequence ATGTATGGTCTAGTATACAGCGTTAACGATCCAGCAGGGCTCGGGATCGCGAGGATCTTGAAACAATATTTGTCGCTTGAAAAGGGGAGTGTTTGTAGAAATGCAGAGGAATGTTTTATTGGTTCAAACCTTGTGCTAGCGGGCTTTAAGGAAGACGTGATTTACTTCGATTTCTTGGATGAGAGAATGCCTAATGATGTCTCCATTTATATAGTTCTTTCAAGACACTCAAGCGAAGCAGGCGTTAAGAGCTACACTGTTCATCATACAGGTAATTTCGGCGATGAGGCTTTATACGGGGGGCGTCCCAGAGAACTGGGGGTTTCGTCCCCGAAGACCTCGTGGCTCCTCCTGAGACAGCTTTATAAAAACCGGGAGTTTTTCAAGCGGTTGGACTACGAGGTAAGCTACGAGGCGACACATCACGGGCCCACATCAGTGTCAAAACCAATAGTTTTCATCGAGATAGGAAGCACTGCGCAAGAATGGAACGAGATCCTAAACCATCAGGTTGTTGCATCATCCATAAAATCATTCCTTTTGGAAACCAACGCTCACGAATGTGAGCCCTACATAGGGGTTGGCGGCGGACATTACCCGAGAAAACATACCGAGATTGCTTTGAGGGATAAGATATGTTTTGGACACATAATACCCAAGTACGCGCTCCAATATTTATCATTGGAAATCCTGGATCAAATGATAGGGAGAAGTGATTGCGAGTTAAGAGGAGTTGTCGTGGAGAAGAAGGGGACACGGGCGGAGCATAGAGCTTTGGTAGAAGAATTTGGAAAGGCAAGGGGGTTAAAGCTCGTTTATGTTTAA
- a CDS encoding YkgJ family cysteine cluster protein — protein MSREVKQGEKVLFQCQRSGVCCNSGPNVTLTSYDICRIAKYLNVEWRQLVGKYINALVADHIPIPFLRGDRNKCAFLVKTNRLPSCSIYPARPMRCRLFPFIPYGPNILDKVYLSSICPGVGKGEPVNPPWDDLRKYSEEVSKHYNMLFNLIFEKGYEPIRALEEVVDTVCKESQL, from the coding sequence TTGAGCAGGGAAGTCAAACAAGGAGAAAAAGTGCTCTTTCAATGCCAGAGAAGCGGGGTTTGCTGTAACAGTGGACCGAATGTGACATTAACATCCTACGATATTTGTAGGATAGCTAAGTACCTGAATGTCGAATGGCGGCAGTTGGTTGGTAAATACATAAATGCTCTCGTAGCCGATCATATCCCAATACCATTTTTGAGAGGCGATAGGAATAAATGCGCGTTTTTAGTTAAAACCAATAGACTTCCCTCATGCAGTATCTATCCGGCCAGGCCAATGAGATGTAGGCTTTTCCCCTTCATCCCTTACGGCCCCAATATACTGGATAAAGTATACCTTTCAAGCATTTGTCCAGGAGTGGGGAAGGGAGAACCTGTTAATCCTCCATGGGATGATTTAAGAAAATACTCTGAAGAAGTTTCAAAACATTATAACATGTTATTTAATCTCATATTCGAAAAGGGCTATGAACCCATAAGGGCGCTCGAGGAAGTCGTGGATACTGTCTGTAAAGAGTCTCAATTATAG
- a CDS encoding NAD(P)H-hydrate dehydratase, producing MITTLEMKILETNSAALGVSTTLLMEAAGSRVADFVDSKLKGRIGSSIVVMVGKGGNGGDGLVAARYLSSKGYPVEVLLAFPPSEIEHPDTLLNFKIIKKIESVKIRGFEELKVLEDGDVIIDAILGTGVKGVLRDPVKTIIEKANNANASLKVAVDTPSGLDPDTGEVHGVAFKANFTITFHDLKPGLTRNPNYTGEVIIADIGIPREAKEYVGPGDVLYRIPKRPREAHKGSSGRVVIIAGSSKYVGAAYLTARASLEAGVDLSFLIVPREIRNIVASFSPDIITLSYDGEFLTPSSLPTIVKYVEELKPHSIAIGPGLGSRDETLEALQALIPKLIELKIPLVVDADALKVIKLGITDFNGNAVLTPHRGEFRALSGIPVGDDVISDSKAVKDVAEKLNAIVLLKAPVDIISDGKTVRFNKTGNPYMAVGGTGDVLTGLVAGLIPQVKNLFHSACIGAYLNGLAGDYLLRNNKSVTASNILKTIPLVKNKSLEIHKQVYG from the coding sequence ATGATTACGACCCTAGAGATGAAGATCCTTGAAACAAATTCTGCGGCTCTAGGAGTTTCGACAACTTTGTTGATGGAAGCCGCTGGAAGCAGAGTGGCTGACTTCGTTGATTCAAAGTTAAAAGGAAGGATAGGTTCCTCCATAGTAGTGATGGTTGGTAAAGGAGGCAACGGCGGGGACGGGCTGGTAGCGGCACGATATTTATCATCGAAAGGTTACCCGGTTGAGGTTCTTCTGGCATTCCCCCCATCAGAGATCGAGCATCCAGACACCCTGCTCAACTTCAAAATTATTAAGAAAATCGAAAGCGTGAAGATTCGGGGTTTCGAGGAGTTGAAAGTCCTAGAAGATGGGGACGTCATCATAGATGCGATTTTAGGTACTGGAGTTAAAGGTGTTTTACGCGATCCTGTAAAAACTATTATCGAAAAAGCTAACAATGCCAATGCGTCTCTAAAAGTAGCCGTGGACACTCCATCCGGTCTCGATCCTGACACAGGCGAAGTCCACGGAGTTGCTTTCAAGGCAAACTTCACTATCACCTTCCACGACTTAAAGCCGGGCCTGACCCGGAATCCGAATTATACGGGAGAAGTAATCATCGCAGACATCGGAATTCCTAGAGAGGCAAAAGAGTACGTTGGGCCTGGTGATGTTTTATATAGAATCCCCAAGCGTCCCAGAGAAGCACATAAGGGTTCGTCAGGCAGGGTGGTAATAATCGCCGGAAGCTCAAAATATGTAGGTGCAGCTTACTTGACGGCTCGAGCCTCTCTAGAAGCCGGTGTAGATCTGTCATTCTTGATCGTTCCAAGGGAGATAAGGAACATTGTAGCGAGTTTCTCGCCGGATATAATAACCTTATCGTACGATGGCGAATTCCTCACCCCATCTTCTCTTCCCACCATTGTGAAATACGTTGAAGAGTTGAAACCACACAGCATAGCTATTGGACCAGGGCTTGGGAGCAGGGATGAAACTCTAGAGGCTTTGCAAGCCCTGATTCCGAAACTCATAGAATTAAAGATCCCGCTGGTTGTTGACGCTGATGCTCTGAAAGTGATTAAGCTCGGCATTACGGATTTCAACGGAAACGCTGTTTTAACACCCCACAGAGGAGAGTTTAGAGCTCTTTCCGGGATACCGGTTGGCGATGATGTTATATCTGATTCCAAGGCAGTCAAGGATGTAGCCGAGAAACTCAACGCTATCGTATTGCTTAAAGCACCAGTAGACATTATAAGTGATGGGAAAACCGTACGCTTCAATAAAACCGGTAACCCATACATGGCTGTGGGAGGCACTGGGGACGTGTTAACGGGGCTTGTAGCCGGACTAATACCTCAGGTGAAAAATCTCTTCCACTCTGCTTGCATAGGTGCTTACTTGAATGGTTTGGCAGGTGACTACCTTCTTAGAAACAATAAGAGCGTCACTGCCTCAAATATCCTAAAGACTATCCCGTTAGTGAAGAATAAATCACTCGAGATTCATAAACAAGTATATGGTTAA
- a CDS encoding MarR family transcriptional regulator — protein sequence MVLVSVFGNCIITHGEVSYGISLTLIYDVTLNSGIMELKLEIRDAAAPTLFEIPLYFLGEEATFSVINLSYTPLEGYVIYEYNESTRILEIMASNISSFSAWILVENMLEEYAPGVYGFFLDLNNFSNAGATSLSMYFYGNYDVIVENLSGGSYGGNVFFSSPFTLLQIERPGAYFVLLKVKLEENTTTMPIQQHEGFFPILLLIATLLVGGSAGVVFVLWRRNYSIRLETVSARDILSDEVVRDIILALGRAGEKGLQQSELVNITGRPKSSISRRIKRLEDEGLVDVVRAGKYNYLKLTDKGFETYRKIASREKRNE from the coding sequence GTGGTGCTCGTTTCCGTTTTCGGAAATTGTATTATAACTCACGGAGAAGTAAGCTATGGGATTTCTCTTACCTTAATTTATGATGTTACGCTAAACAGCGGCATCATGGAGTTAAAGCTCGAAATTCGGGATGCGGCGGCCCCAACTCTATTTGAAATACCATTATACTTTCTAGGGGAGGAAGCGACGTTCAGCGTGATAAACCTCTCGTACACTCCTCTTGAAGGATACGTCATATATGAATATAATGAATCAACAAGAATCTTGGAGATCATGGCGTCAAATATTTCAAGTTTTTCGGCGTGGATTCTCGTTGAAAACATGTTAGAGGAATACGCGCCTGGGGTGTACGGATTTTTCCTAGACTTGAATAATTTCTCCAACGCCGGGGCAACCAGCCTGAGCATGTATTTCTATGGGAATTACGACGTTATTGTCGAAAACCTGTCCGGCGGGTCTTACGGGGGCAATGTATTCTTTTCCAGCCCCTTCACTCTTCTCCAGATCGAGAGACCCGGGGCCTACTTTGTCTTACTCAAAGTTAAGCTCGAAGAAAACACCACAACCATGCCAATTCAGCAGCACGAGGGATTCTTCCCCATTCTGCTTCTCATAGCCACTTTGTTGGTAGGCGGGTCGGCAGGGGTGGTATTCGTTCTATGGCGGAGAAACTACAGTATTAGACTCGAAACAGTGTCCGCTCGAGACATATTGAGCGACGAGGTAGTGAGAGATATAATCCTAGCCCTGGGCAGGGCTGGTGAAAAAGGTCTTCAGCAATCAGAGCTGGTCAATATCACGGGTAGGCCGAAATCGAGCATTAGTAGGAGAATAAAAAGGCTTGAAGACGAAGGCCTAGTCGATGTTGTGAGGGCCGGTAAATACAATTACCTCAAGCTGACGGATAAGGGCTTTGAAACATATCGTAAAATAGCTTCCAGGGAGAAAAGAAATGAGTGA
- a CDS encoding GNAT family N-acetyltransferase — MEVEMGHTSTVVFAKIKGSEEKAFLRYQIENGSMILVETYTPPEYRGQGIARRLVEYAVNLAKDRGLTIIPVCSYAVYFFMKNKDFRGVLHPQYRNLTDDEWSKLMEEALSREKSKPR, encoded by the coding sequence ATGGAAGTTGAAATGGGACATACATCCACGGTAGTATTCGCCAAGATAAAAGGTAGTGAGGAGAAAGCTTTTTTAAGATACCAGATTGAGAACGGCTCGATGATTCTAGTTGAGACGTACACTCCGCCCGAATATCGGGGTCAGGGGATCGCAAGGCGTCTGGTCGAATATGCGGTTAATCTGGCGAAGGACAGGGGCCTAACGATCATTCCCGTGTGTAGCTATGCGGTATACTTCTTCATGAAGAATAAAGATTTCAGGGGGGTTCTGCATCCGCAATATCGAAATCTGACGGATGATGAGTGGAGTAAATTAATGGAAGAGGCACTTTCCCGGGAAAAATCAAAGCCACGGTAA
- a CDS encoding MoaD family protein, producing MRRIRVKYLLWLAEKAGTAGEELVLNDGSLRELLELIKKVRPGLSKYMEDILNGVSELILLVNHNPPASLEVHLKDGDEVVIMPPVSGG from the coding sequence ATGCGGAGGATAAGAGTAAAATACCTTCTCTGGCTGGCGGAAAAGGCAGGGACAGCAGGCGAAGAATTGGTCTTGAATGATGGGAGTCTCAGAGAATTGTTGGAGCTGATTAAAAAAGTGCGTCCGGGTCTTTCGAAATACATGGAGGATATATTGAATGGGGTTTCCGAATTAATTCTTTTAGTAAATCATAATCCCCCAGCCAGCTTAGAGGTGCATCTCAAGGATGGTGATGAAGTAGTGATCATGCCACCAGTCTCCGGAGGGTAA
- a CDS encoding aldo/keto reductase, with product MANLSGRKFIGSDTVSPIGLGTYGIKNYSKAFEAYIYGLTNGIDNLDTAEMYDMGRAEEFVGELLKNVGREGVFITTKMLPNRLDDKEKIIRAAQDSLRRLGVSYADLFLIHWPNERLTITTQVQNFEVLVEKGLSRYIGVSNFNLAQLREAIYATRRTSIVAAQVHYSVLNRREVEEELLPFAQEHKLAIQAYTPIERGSVKDNPCIKTVSEKIGRTPIQVALNYLILQPNVIAIPKAERIEHVKELLGTLGWRIPEPHFDYLKRCLG from the coding sequence ATGGCAAACCTGAGTGGTCGAAAATTTATAGGTTCAGATACCGTATCTCCTATCGGACTGGGCACCTATGGGATAAAAAACTATTCGAAAGCTTTTGAAGCATACATTTACGGATTGACCAACGGTATCGATAATTTGGATACAGCCGAAATGTATGATATGGGTAGAGCCGAGGAGTTTGTCGGAGAGTTACTAAAGAATGTCGGAAGAGAAGGCGTCTTTATTACAACTAAGATGCTTCCAAACAGGCTGGATGACAAGGAGAAAATTATTCGTGCAGCACAAGATAGTCTGAGGAGATTGGGAGTGAGCTACGCTGATCTATTTCTGATTCATTGGCCTAATGAGAGATTAACAATAACTACTCAAGTTCAGAATTTCGAAGTTCTAGTTGAAAAAGGATTGTCTAGGTATATAGGCGTGAGCAATTTCAATCTTGCACAGTTAAGGGAGGCTATATATGCAACCAGAAGGACTTCCATAGTGGCGGCTCAAGTCCACTATAGCGTGCTGAATAGAAGGGAGGTTGAAGAAGAGTTGCTACCTTTTGCTCAAGAGCACAAGCTCGCTATTCAAGCTTACACCCCGATCGAGAGGGGATCCGTTAAAGATAATCCATGTATCAAGACAGTGAGCGAGAAGATCGGGAGAACGCCGATTCAAGTTGCTTTGAATTATTTAATCCTTCAGCCAAATGTAATCGCTATACCTAAAGCTGAAAGAATCGAGCATGTGAAAGAGTTGCTGGGCACGCTGGGGTGGCGGATCCCGGAGCCACACTTTGATTATTTGAAGAGATGTCTCGGATGA